Genomic segment of bacterium:
TCTTCATGCTCAACGCGCATCCGCCTGTCGAGTACCGCGCTATAAAAATTCGCGACATCACCGGCAGCGAAAATGTGTGCGTCGCTGCTGCGGAGAAACGCATCCACATGGACACCGTCACCGGTTTCGAGTCCGGCAGCTTCCGCGATTGCATCGTTCGGAAGCACTCCGATACCCGCGACGACATGATCCACCTCAAAACTACGGGAGAGATTCGTCTGTATGTTCTTGCGGCCAGCATTTTCAACGATTCCCTGAACTTCCACCCCATCAAATACTTCAACGCCATGCTCACGGTACATGTCGCCAAGGTAATGGGAAAGATCTGCAGGAAAGGTGCGTCCACCAATGCCAGCATCCGGGAACATCATCACAACCTGTTCATTGTTGGTCGACAGCGCCGCAGCAATTTCAGATCCGATAAACCCTCCACCGACAATGAGAAAAACGTCGCCTTTCCCTGTCCATGATCGCAGGGTGTTGTATGAGGACATATCGCGGTAGTACAGGACATCGTCCTGGCCAAACGGCAGATGGCGCACATGCGCTCCGGTGGCCAGCAGCAGTTTCCCGTAACCGTATTCATCCTGCTCGCTGTTGCGCAGACGCTGCGTTTCGGGATCAATGCTGGCGATGCTCTCTCCAACATGCATCTCCGTCAGGTCATCCTCAATCGGGAGCCAGATATCATCGACGCTGTCTCCGTTCCAGAGTCCTTTCGTAAGCGGGGGACGTTGATATGGCGGCCAGCTCTCGCGGCAAAATATGGCGATGGTTCCGTGTGGATCTACCTCCCGAATCCCCTGGTATGCAGCATGCGCCGTCATTCCACCCCCGACGATCACATACGTGAACGATTTTAACATACAGTGCTCCTTCCATACCTGTTCATACGTAACATCCCGTCCGGGCGTCGCCGGCGGGTTCCTGATCATATACTACTAGTAAGGGAGAAGAACACGGAAGAGTTCCGTGAAGGTCTCAGGCGATTGCGTCAGCGGGGAGGTAGGTCAGACGCACGATATGTCTGTCGTATCGATGCGCATCGACGAGCTGAAGGCGGCCCTCCTCCGTCCCTGCCGGAAAAAGCGGCAGTCCTCGTCCGAGCACGACAGATTGAATGAAAACATGATACTCATCGATGAGATTGTTCTGCATGAAGAGCCGGACAATCTCTCCACCGCCGACCAGCCAGATATGCTTCCCGTCTTCCCGGCGGATGTCTGCCAGGAGTTCATCGGGCGGCATCGAGGTGAACTGTGCATGGGCATCCTGCTGGCCGGCCCGCTTCCGCGAATACACGTAGCAGCGGAGCCCCTCATACGGCCATGCTCCAAACCCGAGTACCTGATCGTATGTGCGCGATCCCATGATGATCGTATCGACGCTGTCAATGAAATCATTGTACCCGTAGTCGCCTTCACCCTGCAGCCAGTCGACGCTCCCATCCAGCCTTGCGATGAAGCCATCGCAACTCATGGCGATGAACAACTGGCACATTCTGCGATTGCGTGTCCCGGGCCTATCCATGTACGAGAAGTTTCCTGTGGTTGATTAATGTGCGCGCTGCGGTGACAGTATGGTTCGAACGCGGCTTCCGAGAAAGGCCCCGGTCAATGCGGGCAGAGCGAGAATCACGTAACTGAAAATTAGCAGCGGCGGAAGAAGATCAATGCGCTCAGGCCCGAAAAACGTATTGAGCAGCAGCCACAGCAGATGGATGAGGAGAAAGGCATTGCCCGTCACGAACCAGTGTTTGCGCCAGAGCATACCGAGCACCGCTCCGAGTCCGGTGGCCAGCCCCAGAGTCAAAAGTGGGTGCAGCCTGTCCCACGCCGTCGCATACAATGGGAAAAACACATTGCCGCTGTAATCGGCCACGCCACCTCCACGCAGAAGATGGGGCAGCAATACTGCGATGATGCCAGCCAGTGATGCGACCAGCAGAAGTCCCCATCGAATCGTTTTTCTTCTTCGTCTTGGCATATTCACCTTCCTATCAAGGCTCTCCAGCGCTTTTCTGAAATGGCGAGAGCTAGTTGCATCACATGGGTTTCCAGTCGTTTCACTTCGTCTTGATATACGCGCTCCGAAGGTGCATGCAGCAGCGCGATTGCGGTCACCCAGACGCGTTCGCGCCAGCTGCGCAGGGAACGTGCAATCAATGCTTCATCCATTCTTCCCATGATGGTATCGAGCACGCGCATCGAGAGCATCGAGGGATTGAGAATAGTATCCTGTACGGCATCAATGGTGTTGGCAATGATGGTGTTCACATGCGCGTAATCCTGGTATCTGATCGCGAGCTGATCGGAGTCAGTCTCTTCCCCTTCTTCACGTAAAAGTTCTGTCACGGTAAGAACGAGATCGTAGTTGATATGCGCATTGACACCAAGCAGCAGATGCTGCACTGGCAGCGTACCAGGCATTATTGTGATGTCATGCGCATGCTGCCAGACGGCCGGCGCACTCCCGTCATGAAGTTCGTACGCGTCGAGTGCATTGAAGTAGTACTCTGCAAAACGATTGAGCAGGGACTCCACCCATGGTCCATCACGGAATCCGCCGAGCTCGATTTCCTTCAACGTGTTTGCCGTCATCATGCTGTAGCACTGAAGGAAGATACTCCTGTCGTCGGCACAGGCCGACCACTGTGAAATATGTTCGTGCATGTGCTCAAGCACTTTCTGATCAATCATTACGCCTCTGTTCTGCATTATCTGCGCCTTGCTTCTTCCAGCCCACCGGGATGTTCAATCCCCGATGACCACGGTCCAGGGTCGCACGTCCCAGGAAGTCACCACGCCATTGCGCACGTACACATCGTTGCGGGCAAATTCTTCAGCCACCTTCGCGGAATCAGCCCTGAAGATGAGCACTGCCTGATCCGATGGGTCCGCAAGCGCCCCGGCGAGAACGAGTTCACCGCGCTGATGTGCTGCCTTCGCATAGGCCAGGTGTTCTTCCCTGAACGCAGTTCTTCTCTCGAGGTAGTCGTCAGCCGTTGTGTAAAACAGAATGAAATACTGCATGACAGCCTATGTCGTTGTTTCAAATTTGCTTTTCATGTATTCCACCGACTCGGCAATCAGTTCCTCAAGAACCTTGGGGTCGATGTCTTCCAGTTTGTTGATGTATAGGCAGGACTTCCCGGTCTTGAACTTGCCCAGTTTTCCGAGCAGCTCACCGTAACGATCAAACCCCGCCATGATGTAAAGTGACAGTGCCTGTTTGCGCGGTGAGAGGCCGACCAGGGGCCAGTCCCCCTCCCGGCCACTGGCATAGACATAGTGATAACTGCCAAAGCCTATGATGCTGCCACCCCACATTTTCGGCACCGAACCCGTGACACGTTTCATGAGCTGCATGACAGTTTTTGCATCCTCACGCCGCTTTTCATTCTCGACGGATACCAGAAACTCCGCAACGCTCGCGTCGTTTTTCTTTGTTTTCGGTTCAGCCATTGAATTGAGTGCTCCTTGAAAAGAAGTACAGGAATCCCGCGCAGTGAGACTGCGCTGTCATCGTTGAACCCGGTTTGAAATTGATGTTGTACTTCTCCCAATGTACAAAATCCCGCGAAAAAAACACGGAATTCGCTATGGAAACATCTCAGTACAGAACGACGAACGGAGTGCAGACGAGTCCTTCCGCGGCGTGGCAGACGAGAAAGTAGCTGCCCGGACTGAGGCCAGCTGTCGGCAGCCGCAGCTGCACATCACCGGCAGAGACGCGGCGCTCACGCACCGTGCCGAGGACGCGCCCGAGGTTATCCACGATGTACACCCGGACATGCAGCGGGCGATCAGCGTGCAGCCATGCGGCTGCACTTTCACGAACGGGATTCGGGTACACGCCGTCCAGTTTCATTCCTGACGGTGCAGGAACCCGTTCCGCAGTGGAAATCGAGGAGAGTGTGATCCGCCAGAGTCCGGGCAACCCGCAGTTTCCGAAATACAGTGTATGGTCATCCCAGGTAAATGCGATGCGACAGACGGTCGGCGGAGCGTAGCCTGTCGCCGGGAGTCCGTCGAGCAGGCGTGTACCCGGCGAATCTTCCGTCGAGCGGAAGAGTACCACACCGGAATCGCGTGTTGCAACGACAAATGCCGAACCCGCCGAATGGGCAACCGCATATGAGGGTCCTTCATGCAGCAGCTGCTCCGGTCCCGAAGGGGAAATGAGGGAAAGTACCCCCTGCTCACCGACCAGGATGTTGGCACGAGCATGACTGGTCGCATCATACCATGCGCCGGTACGAAACGGCAGCCAGTGTTCACCTCCGTCCGTAGACTGAAACACCCCATCCGTGCTCATGCCCAGTGTCGTTGCAAACGCTCCATCCCAGGCAGCAAAATCAAAAATGCGATCCGGCCCACGCAGCGAATCTCCATTCCAGTCGCTGACCTGCGCACCGATCCGCGTATTGTCCGAATAGTATGGAGGGAGTCCCGGTACACCAGCCAGCAAACGTCCCGTACTTGTTTCGCGATACAGCGCCTGCCACGAACGGGAAATCCCCGTGGCCGTCATGCGTGACCACTCCACGTCGCGGACATCAGCACTCAGCAGTCCGTCAGACATCGCGAGAACGATGGTATCTCCATGAAAAAGCATGTCACCGGGACGTTCATTATGCGGATACTGCATAAAATCCCAGACTTCTTCGCCCACGTGGCGACGCGCGAGGAAATTCTCTTTCATGCTGTATGCATACATCGTCCCGTCCTCACCGATTGCAACATCCGCGACGCCGACCGGGAAAAACCCATGTGAAACGTACTCCCATTCGACTGTGTTATCGCCGCTGCGCCAGATGCCCATACCCTTAAGAGCCGCGAGCAGCCGGCCGGACGTACTGAATAACGCAGCGACAGGACGGGGAAACGGCGGTGCGGGGAGTCCATGCGGAGGAGCGACAACCTGCTCCCAGTGTTCTCCCTGATCCGTGGAGCGCTGCAACGGCCAGAGGGTTCTACCGTCATCGCTCCCGGCATACAGCGTTCCCTGAGAAGCAGCAAGCGCACTGACCGTCATGGCATGGAGCCCGCATTCTTCCCAGGTCTGCCCTGCCTCATCAAATCTGAGCAGTGTCACACCATTGACTCGTGGCTGCCGCAGGGCTGCGTAAATCCTGCCCTCCGCTTTTGTCAGCCCTCGCACGGAATCCCTCACGGCACCGAGTCGTTGCCACTGATTGCCCGCA
This window contains:
- a CDS encoding NAD(P)/FAD-dependent oxidoreductase produces the protein MLKSFTYVIVGGGMTAHAAYQGIREVDPHGTIAIFCRESWPPYQRPPLTKGLWNGDSVDDIWLPIEDDLTEMHVGESIASIDPETQRLRNSEQDEYGYGKLLLATGAHVRHLPFGQDDVLYYRDMSSYNTLRSWTGKGDVFLIVGGGFIGSEIAAALSTNNEQVVMMFPDAGIGGRTFPADLSHYLGDMYREHGVEVFDGVEVQGIVENAGRKNIQTNLSRSFEVDHVVAGIGVLPNDAIAEAAGLETGDGVHVDAFLRSSDAHIFAAGDVANFYSAVLDRRMRVEHEDNALTMGKQAGRNMALQQAGKDAETYTHIPMFYSDLFDLGYEAVGLIDARLETVSDWKEPYREGIVYYLEDAKVRGVLLWNVWEKVDEARALLAASGPFTVEGIKKEPPINF
- a CDS encoding dihydrofolate reductase family protein; its protein translation is MDRPGTRNRRMCQLFIAMSCDGFIARLDGSVDWLQGEGDYGYNDFIDSVDTIIMGSRTYDQVLGFGAWPYEGLRCYVYSRKRAGQQDAHAQFTSMPPDELLADIRREDGKHIWLVGGGEIVRLFMQNNLIDEYHVFIQSVVLGRGLPLFPAGTEEGRLQLVDAHRYDRHIVRLTYLPADAIA
- a CDS encoding YciI family protein yields the protein MQYFILFYTTADDYLERRTAFREEHLAYAKAAHQRGELVLAGALADPSDQAVLIFRADSAKVAEEFARNDVYVRNGVVTSWDVRPWTVVIGD
- a CDS encoding DUF1801 domain-containing protein gives rise to the protein MAEPKTKKNDASVAEFLVSVENEKRREDAKTVMQLMKRVTGSVPKMWGGSIIGFGSYHYVYASGREGDWPLVGLSPRKQALSLYIMAGFDRYGELLGKLGKFKTGKSCLYINKLEDIDPKVLEELIAESVEYMKSKFETTT